Below is a window of Candidatus Zixiibacteriota bacterium DNA.
GAAACTCTCGACGACAATTACCGCCGCCTGGAACAATTCCAGAATGCCGCTACCCGATCCGGATTTTTCAAGGCTGCTGAAGATTTGAAACTCATAGTTCGCCAAACAGGACTTTTCTTTCATGGCGGCAATATCCAATACTTGGGTAAAGATGGCCAGGCTGGTCAATTCGCCTTCGATCAGGAAGTTGATGCTATCTCGGAAGTAATGGAGAACAACTCTGCTTACTATGTAGTGCAGGCATCTGAGCAACGACCAGAGGGACTGGCAACCTTTGAGGAAGCGACGGATAAGATCCAGATGGATTTGCAGCTGCACAAGGTTCTTCAGTTTTGCCAGGACACTTCCGCAGCAATCTGGGCTGAAATCCAGAATGGTACTGATTTCAAGAAAGCAGCCACTATGTTTGGCGAGGAATACGAAACACCCGATGCATTCGATCGTGACGGTTATGTCAAAGGGCTGCGTCGTGACCCCACTGCCATAGGAACCGCGTTCTCGTTGACCAGCCCGGGACAGATGTCTGCACCGGTCGAGTTTGATCAGGGGGTAGTGATCTTCAAGCTCATCGAACGCACTTCGCCGGACCTCTCAGAACTTACGGCTAAGCGAGACTCGGTAGCCAATGTCATTCTCCAGAGTAAGCGCCAGGAACTGTATACGCGTTGGTTCGATCACCTGGTAAAAACATCGGAAATTGAGAACTTTGTCCAGGAGGCATTGGCTCAGAGGCAATCAACACTGTAATCGATTCGGTCGATTAGACCAGGAATAACGATAAATTGGAAAATGGGTCTTCCCTATTCGGGGAGACCCTTTCTTTGTCCGGTTACCAATTTGACCAGAGCAACGCCAGCCCATATCAGTTCCAGGATAACAAAAGGAATCGACCCCGTCTGCCAGGCGTAAACGCCCGCCAGACCAGCGCCAAGAACATTCATTGCCAGATAAACTGGGCTGGTTTCTTTAACCCATTGTAGCAGGTTCAACACAAACGCAATCAGGAGTAACCCGACGCCTAACGAGCCTATCACAAGCGAAGACATTGATCCCCGTTCCGGTATCGACCGTGTCTATAGATTTTCGAAATTCGGTCCCTCACCGCCTTGAGGAGTAACCCACCGAATCACCTGATAAGGATCAGCAATATCACACGTTTTGCAGTGGACACAATTGGACGGTGTCAACTGAAGCTTGAGATTCCCCTCCCGATCCGGGTCCTCGACCATCTCGTACACCTGGGCCGGACAGAAGTGTGTGCAGGGATTCCCGTACTCCTCCGTACAGCGATTGTTACAGATGTCATAATCGGAGATTACAAGGTGCGGCGGTTGTTCCTCATCATGCATGGTCCCGGACTTGTATACATCGGTCAGCTTATCAAAAGTAAAATTGTTGTCGAGCTTGACTTCCTTTTTCTCCGGAAAATCTCCGGTGCGATCGCGATAATCGGCTCTGGTCAACACGTACGTATAATCTTCCCGGTTGGGGCGTCGTTCAAAGAGTCCCTTGCCCCCAGTAAATGTCTGTACCCCGGCGTGAAACAACCCTGAGAGCAAACCATTCTTAAACGAGGCGTGGAAATTTCGTGAGCGATACAGCTCTTCGCACGCCCAACTGCTTTCAAAGCGCTGTTGATAATTGCCCAAAGCGGTGGCCGAAAAATCATCCGTCTTGAGACACTCGAAAACCGTTTCAGCCGCCATGATGCCTGACTTGATTGCCAGATGGATCCCCTTCAGATGGGCCGGATCGAGGAATCCGCCACTGTCGCCGCACAGCAGAAGACCGTCACTATACAGACGGGGCATACAAAAGAAACCACCATCGGGCATAGTCTTGCCGCCATAATGCAGCATCGTTCCACCGTCAAGGATTCCTTTTATCAGGGGATGTGTCTTGTAACGTTGG
It encodes the following:
- a CDS encoding electron transfer flavoprotein-ubiquinone oxidoreductase; amino-acid sequence: MEIEREILETDIAVVGAGPAGLAFAYKLAKLVAADDSVELPEILLMDKGSHVGAHCLSGAVMNPRGLAELIPDYKELGAPLEAEVTADAMYWLRDGAATKFPYLPKSMGNHGNYIVSLNRLSAWLGEQVEGLGIDVFAGLAGYDLVLDEGVVTGVRTVDMGLDKESNPRSNFEPGSIVKAKVTILCEGVRGSLTRQALESLPELTSECLPQMYLTGIKEVWEVPAGRIKAGQVIHTIGWPQPSDEYGGGWVYAMSDTMVSVGFAVGLNSPDPTNDPHMKFQRYKTHPLIKGILDGGTMLHYGGKTMPDGGFFCMPRLYSDGLLLCGDSGGFLDPAHLKGIHLAIKSGIMAAETVFECLKTDDFSATALGNYQQRFESSWACEELYRSRNFHASFKNGLLSGLFHAGVQTFTGGKGLFERRPNREDYTYVLTRADYRDRTGDFPEKKEVKLDNNFTFDKLTDVYKSGTMHDEEQPPHLVISDYDICNNRCTEEYGNPCTHFCPAQVYEMVEDPDREGNLKLQLTPSNCVHCKTCDIADPYQVIRWVTPQGGEGPNFENL